A window of the Rickettsia felis URRWXCal2 genome harbors these coding sequences:
- a CDS encoding Predicted membrane protein: MKGTVYGDPKFTDFLYNEKNQDIIRIYQNNMELINGLIKKEIDGFISDRIVGAVNILGRTMDRNILEVPLNIKTPLHLMFSKKTVSLNIVEQFNFAIDDFLASNEYKKIIKTYIYHILLPKSIDSRWCHVIGLLGCLAFAFSGIILSSRKNSTLFGTFLFAVLPSVSSCIMLDLIVNHDTGHLNFYFTPSYFYYIFVVVLLGFTIIKLFSYYNKQIAEDNYLEQSLNNIVAICDSFGQATFIIIGVAMVIIHKIEPLSFWGPFFAFITANCGAILRDFIMKENSIKRVPRGVSIEITVLWGIAFSVLLDMYGSNPNYHTIKYSMIIVISGAFITSLLVYHFGFLEWRFRNEKLEDIEKQT, encoded by the coding sequence GTGAAAGGTACTGTATACGGAGACCCTAAATTTACGGATTTTTTATATAATGAGAAAAATCAAGATATAATTAGAATATATCAAAATAATATGGAATTGATAAATGGACTAATCAAGAAAGAAATTGATGGTTTCATTAGTGATCGAATTGTTGGTGCCGTTAATATTTTAGGAAGAACAATGGACAGGAATATATTAGAAGTTCCCTTAAATATTAAAACTCCCCTACATTTAATGTTTAGCAAAAAAACCGTATCTTTAAACATAGTTGAACAATTTAATTTTGCGATAGATGATTTTCTTGCAAGTAACGAGTATAAAAAAATTATTAAGACATACATATACCATATTCTATTGCCTAAATCTATAGATTCTCGTTGGTGCCATGTTATAGGTTTACTTGGTTGCCTTGCTTTTGCTTTTTCGGGAATTATTTTGAGTAGCAGAAAAAATAGTACTTTATTCGGTACATTTTTATTTGCGGTATTACCATCTGTTAGTAGCTGTATAATGTTAGATTTAATAGTAAACCATGATACCGGACATTTAAACTTCTATTTTACTCCTTCTTATTTCTATTACATATTTGTAGTAGTTTTACTCGGTTTTACAATTATTAAATTATTCAGCTATTATAATAAACAGATTGCTGAAGATAATTATTTAGAACAATCATTAAATAATATAGTAGCAATTTGCGATTCATTCGGACAAGCAACTTTTATAATTATAGGAGTTGCAATGGTTATTATTCACAAAATTGAGCCTCTAAGTTTTTGGGGACCGTTTTTTGCTTTCATTACGGCTAATTGCGGTGCAATATTACGAGATTTTATTATGAAAGAAAATTCAATTAAGAGGGTACCAAGAGGAGTTAGTATTGAAATCACTGTATTATGGGGTATAGCTTTTAGCGTATTATTAGATATGTATGGTAGTAATCCAAATTATCATACAATAAAATATTCAATGATTATAGTAATTTCCGGAGCATTTATTACTAGTCTCTTAGTCTATCATTTTGGTTTTCTTGAGTGGCGATTCCGTAATGAAAAATTAGAAGACATAGAAAAACAAACATGA
- the xseA gene encoding Exodeoxyribonuclease VII, large subunit, which produces MHYSQLKKTKNKMLDNFIANQATKEFSVSEISNKIKELLENNFGYIKVKGEISGLKIASSGHAYFNLKENTAILACTCWRPILAKIKFPLNDGMEVVISGKLSSYAGNSRYQLSVDNLQPAGLGAMLQILNERKARLEKEGLFNKIRIPIPFLPDKIGVITSITGAVIKDIIHRIRERFPTRIIIWPVSVQGENSGNEIAEAIEGFNNLEEINKPSVIIVARGGGSIEDLWSFNDEILVRAAYNSKIPIISAVGHEVDYTLIDLAADKRAPTPTAAAEFAVPVRSILNNTLQSYEKILLNNTSRLIKYHEQNIINYDKIHRYLSHYMNNKQQLLDETGFNLLDALPCFIELQETKIKSFSKERVNPAKILNYKTLELTHQTAYLSKSANNTLKNFEYKLELNSTLLASLDYNNVLKRGFAIVKGETGNFLSSKITAANEKIFNIKFSDGEIKVVRNTVIASD; this is translated from the coding sequence ATGCACTACTCTCAGCTCAAAAAAACCAAGAATAAAATGCTAGACAATTTCATTGCAAATCAAGCAACCAAAGAGTTTTCAGTTAGTGAGATTTCTAATAAAATTAAAGAATTATTAGAAAATAATTTTGGCTATATTAAGGTAAAAGGAGAAATTTCAGGTTTAAAAATAGCAAGCTCAGGTCATGCTTATTTTAACTTAAAAGAAAATACCGCTATTTTAGCTTGTACTTGCTGGCGTCCTATTCTTGCTAAAATCAAATTTCCTTTAAATGACGGTATGGAAGTGGTGATTAGCGGCAAACTTTCAAGTTATGCAGGTAATTCACGCTATCAATTATCGGTAGATAATTTGCAACCTGCAGGACTTGGTGCTATGTTGCAAATTCTAAATGAACGCAAAGCTCGTTTAGAAAAAGAGGGACTATTTAATAAAATACGTATTCCTATACCTTTTTTACCTGATAAAATAGGCGTTATCACTTCAATAACCGGTGCTGTTATTAAAGATATTATTCATCGCATTCGCGAACGTTTTCCGACTCGGATAATAATATGGCCGGTTAGCGTACAAGGCGAAAATTCCGGCAATGAAATTGCTGAAGCAATTGAAGGATTTAACAATTTAGAAGAGATAAATAAACCAAGTGTTATAATTGTTGCTAGAGGCGGCGGTTCTATAGAAGATCTTTGGTCATTTAATGATGAGATATTAGTACGTGCCGCTTATAACTCAAAAATTCCTATTATTTCCGCAGTAGGTCATGAAGTAGATTATACTTTAATAGATTTAGCAGCCGATAAAAGAGCTCCAACACCGACTGCTGCCGCAGAATTTGCTGTACCGGTACGATCTATTTTAAATAATACTCTACAATCTTATGAAAAAATATTATTGAATAATACTAGCAGGTTAATTAAATATCACGAACAAAATATAATAAATTACGATAAAATACACAGATATCTCTCTCACTATATGAATAATAAGCAGCAATTACTGGACGAAACCGGTTTTAATTTGCTAGATGCTTTACCGTGCTTTATTGAACTACAAGAAACAAAGATTAAATCTTTTTCTAAAGAAAGAGTTAACCCTGCTAAAATACTCAATTACAAAACATTAGAATTAACACATCAAACAGCTTATCTATCAAAATCGGCAAATAATACTTTGAAAAATTTTGAGTATAAATTAGAATTAAATAGTACGTTACTTGCAAGCCTTGATTATAATAACGTATTAAAACGAGGTTTTGCTATAGTTAAAGGAGAAACGGGTAATTTTTTATCTTCTAAAATTACTGCTGCAAATGAAAAAATTTTTAATATTAAATTTTCTGACGGCGAAATTAAAGTAGTTCGTAATACCGTCATTGCGAGCGACTAA